A genomic segment from Myxococcales bacterium encodes:
- a CDS encoding PAAR domain-containing protein, giving the protein MARTGTAASVAALGASAAMPLATTAVGAVDRALAGAPISEVVPSLSTIAPVALPLLAPVASLLARPHSGSQGNAGSRAAARVGDRVGRHGGGGGALQSVAAAGAVVGALAGLSLGGPSALVSAIVGAASRPSPGAASLGGGCGQIAAGSPNVFIEGRAVARASADGCGHGHEKLSHGSATVYVNGKPLTRVGDASHCGGTVITGAGRTLIGGASATASGGGAGGRAAAGVAAVLLRGLTGALSGQLLQLASNQFGALLAGALPALPEGVAGALQQAGGMALGVATGAVTGQSLAAAASGQLLQAASSGVGSVLSGAMPALPSLVTGALQQASSLAIGAATSALVGVGAGGSVRAAETGAALGQADGQADVDLEGGSGTDDGAEFGDDTGSDLGASAAGLDPRTGEPVGRFIGTPGGEMMVEPPGGRTTGGGGFYQTRRADESPYQRIDPGHPRQAAEVSRLPHGHAYDAEGNALSLRGEVVPRTSPEAHIPLRPALVDQALPPPRPSIAEGLPEDAAILRRGGADGESWVIYRPAEGPDRVRFRAEDARTGAPINPGQGAYSADAEAGLTAGRTLADDRVFVLEGRHRAVGAAQGDAIPAELGGVPGQRGVLDYEFYNRYYSDAEGHNVRDLCDLSRLVVTSEAKTPPTGSRTCTSCAEAEPTRASALASELTQEGLATRPSSGADAEEGGARATEDANARPGEDSEARATEDANARPGEDGEARPTEDANARPTEEGGRPSGDDAMRARASQRVASDGNRYGFDAEAGVYRVRPDQAVETLGRGAGAMEQVPRDARFTVLQQSLRSYGGEAAARALAAPDGTNGGALAAVARQVVRTEGRDIASNSAGALGDASAAGGGGTLNFFQRLLGR; this is encoded by the coding sequence ATGGCTCGCACTGGAACCGCTGCCTCCGTCGCCGCCCTCGGCGCCTCCGCCGCCATGCCGCTCGCCACGACCGCCGTCGGGGCCGTTGACCGCGCCCTGGCCGGCGCGCCCATCAGCGAAGTCGTTCCGTCCCTGTCGACCATCGCGCCGGTGGCCCTGCCGCTCTTGGCGCCCGTCGCGTCGCTCTTGGCCCGACCGCATTCGGGTTCACAGGGCAATGCCGGCAGTCGCGCCGCGGCCCGCGTGGGCGATCGCGTGGGCCGCCATGGCGGCGGCGGCGGCGCCCTTCAATCGGTGGCCGCCGCGGGTGCGGTGGTCGGAGCGTTGGCCGGCCTCTCGCTCGGCGGACCGAGCGCGCTCGTGTCCGCGATCGTTGGCGCCGCGTCGCGGCCGTCGCCCGGCGCCGCGTCGCTCGGTGGCGGTTGCGGGCAGATCGCAGCGGGCTCGCCGAACGTGTTCATCGAGGGCCGCGCCGTCGCCCGCGCCTCCGCCGACGGCTGCGGTCACGGTCATGAGAAGCTCTCGCACGGCAGCGCCACGGTCTACGTCAACGGCAAGCCGTTGACGCGCGTCGGCGATGCGTCGCACTGCGGCGGTACGGTCATCACCGGCGCGGGGCGCACGCTCATCGGTGGCGCGTCGGCGACCGCGAGCGGCGGCGGCGCCGGTGGGCGCGCAGCTGCCGGTGTCGCAGCGGTTCTCTTGCGCGGTCTCACCGGCGCGCTCAGCGGTCAATTGTTGCAACTTGCATCGAATCAGTTCGGGGCCCTGCTGGCCGGCGCGCTGCCCGCGCTTCCGGAAGGCGTCGCCGGAGCGCTTCAACAGGCCGGTGGCATGGCGCTCGGCGTCGCCACGGGCGCTGTCACGGGGCAGAGCCTCGCCGCGGCGGCCTCTGGGCAATTGTTGCAAGCTGCATCGAGCGGTGTCGGTTCGGTGCTCAGCGGGGCGATGCCGGCCCTTCCGTCGCTCGTGACCGGCGCTTTGCAGCAGGCAAGCTCGCTGGCCATTGGCGCCGCGACCAGCGCGCTCGTTGGCGTTGGCGCCGGCGGCAGCGTGCGCGCCGCCGAGACCGGCGCGGCGCTGGGCCAGGCCGACGGTCAGGCGGACGTCGACTTGGAGGGCGGGAGCGGCACCGATGACGGGGCCGAGTTCGGCGACGACACGGGGTCTGACCTCGGCGCTTCTGCCGCCGGCCTTGACCCGCGCACCGGCGAGCCGGTGGGGCGCTTCATCGGCACGCCCGGTGGCGAGATGATGGTCGAGCCCCCGGGCGGTCGAACCACGGGCGGTGGCGGCTTCTATCAAACGCGCCGCGCCGACGAGAGCCCCTACCAGCGCATCGATCCGGGGCACCCTCGCCAAGCCGCCGAGGTCTCGCGCCTCCCGCACGGACACGCCTACGACGCCGAGGGCAACGCGCTGAGTCTTCGCGGCGAGGTTGTGCCTCGGACGAGCCCGGAAGCGCATATCCCGCTTCGGCCCGCTCTCGTCGACCAGGCGCTGCCGCCACCGCGGCCCAGCATCGCGGAAGGTCTCCCGGAGGACGCAGCGATCCTTCGTCGCGGCGGCGCCGATGGTGAAAGTTGGGTCATCTATCGGCCGGCCGAAGGTCCGGATCGCGTCCGCTTTCGCGCCGAGGATGCGCGCACCGGCGCGCCGATCAACCCCGGTCAAGGCGCCTACTCGGCGGACGCGGAGGCGGGACTGACGGCCGGACGAACGCTCGCCGACGATCGTGTGTTCGTCCTCGAGGGTAGGCACCGCGCCGTCGGCGCGGCGCAAGGAGATGCGATCCCGGCCGAGCTCGGCGGCGTCCCAGGGCAACGAGGCGTCCTCGACTACGAGTTCTACAATCGCTACTATTCGGACGCGGAAGGCCATAATGTCCGCGACCTTTGTGATCTATCGCGCCTGGTGGTGACGTCAGAAGCAAAGACTCCACCGACCGGGTCTCGCACCTGCACCTCGTGCGCCGAAGCCGAGCCGACGCGCGCGTCGGCCCTCGCGAGCGAGCTCACCCAAGAGGGCCTCGCGACGCGTCCGTCGTCCGGCGCGGACGCCGAAGAAGGTGGTGCACGGGCGACGGAAGATGCCAACGCGCGGCCCGGCGAAGACAGCGAGGCGCGGGCGACGGAAGACGCCAACGCGCGACCCGGCGAAGACGGCGAGGCGCGGCCGACGGAAGATGCCAATGCGCGGCCTACGGAAGAGGGCGGCCGTCCCTCGGGCGACGACGCGATGCGCGCGCGCGCGTCGCAGCGCGTGGCCAGCGACGGAAACCGCTACGGCTTCGACGCCGAGGCCGGCGTCTACCGCGTGCGCCCCGACCAAGCGGTGGAAACGTTGGGCCGCGGCGCCGGCGCCATGGAACAAGTGCCGCGCGACGCTCGCTTCACGGTGCTTCAGCAATCGCTCCGCTCCTACGGCGGAGAGGCCGCGGCCCGCGCGCTGGCAGCGCCCGACGGCACCAACGGTGGTGCGCTCGCGGCCGTGGCTCGGCAAGTGGTCCGCACCGAGGGCCGCGACATCGCCAGCAACAGCGCCGGCGCCCTAGGTGACGCAAGCGCAGCCGGGGGCGGGGGCACGCTCAACTTCTTTCAGCGTTTGCTCGGCCGATAG
- a CDS encoding VWA domain-containing protein codes for MLRPHHGTTLLAASLVVVLANACGPADAGTAEGVGDGGPGFVNSSNDAGPGSGLGSLAACATSQQEATLKPLNLVFLYDKSGSMGDKMRISSCGGGDVVCQTLTLTGPSGNSDLYACYPAGQLGALTFPNATSANYNGSPCPSGTVGGEPAILCASPAGCSQTLFFDPAAKWVPVGQAVETFFADPKSAGLSASMGFFPKQGAGGTMCQPSAYETPAVAMQALPNAAAFKGAIASETPRGNTPTEIALKGTIAYAKTVAAARPNEITAIVLVSDGDPTECGDATPQAIGVVKGVAQAAAADAKTPLKTYVIGVGASLTNLNEIAAGGGTSTATLVTVGNPAKTSADLLAALEAIRGKELSCNVPLPSPPDGKKLDINAVNVVANVNGVDDVLTYNKDCTGGTGWHYDDANAPTRVELCPATCSDIRAKKGKLSIAFGCATKGGVVR; via the coding sequence ATGCTCCGCCCCCACCACGGCACGACCCTCCTCGCCGCATCGCTCGTCGTTGTGCTCGCGAACGCCTGCGGGCCCGCAGACGCTGGCACCGCAGAGGGGGTGGGCGACGGCGGTCCCGGATTCGTGAATTCTAGCAACGATGCCGGGCCCGGCAGCGGTCTCGGCTCCCTCGCCGCGTGCGCCACCTCGCAACAGGAAGCCACGCTCAAGCCCCTGAACCTCGTCTTCCTCTACGACAAGAGCGGGAGCATGGGCGACAAGATGCGCATCTCTTCATGCGGCGGCGGCGACGTCGTGTGCCAGACGTTGACGCTGACGGGGCCCAGCGGAAACAGCGATCTCTACGCGTGCTACCCCGCGGGCCAGCTTGGGGCGTTGACGTTTCCGAACGCCACCAGCGCGAACTACAACGGCTCGCCGTGCCCCTCGGGGACGGTGGGCGGCGAACCGGCGATTCTTTGCGCGAGCCCCGCGGGCTGCAGCCAAACGCTGTTCTTTGACCCGGCCGCGAAGTGGGTCCCGGTTGGGCAAGCGGTCGAAACGTTCTTCGCGGATCCCAAGTCGGCGGGCCTCTCCGCGTCGATGGGGTTCTTCCCCAAGCAGGGCGCCGGCGGCACGATGTGCCAGCCCTCCGCGTACGAGACGCCTGCCGTCGCGATGCAAGCCTTGCCCAACGCGGCCGCGTTCAAAGGCGCCATCGCGAGCGAGACCCCGCGCGGTAACACGCCAACGGAGATCGCCCTCAAGGGCACGATCGCCTACGCGAAGACCGTCGCGGCGGCGCGCCCCAACGAGATCACGGCTATCGTCCTCGTGAGCGACGGCGATCCCACCGAGTGCGGCGACGCGACGCCCCAAGCCATCGGTGTCGTCAAGGGCGTGGCGCAGGCCGCCGCTGCCGACGCGAAGACGCCGCTCAAAACCTACGTCATCGGTGTCGGCGCAAGCCTCACGAACTTGAACGAGATCGCCGCCGGCGGAGGTACATCCACGGCCACGCTCGTGACCGTTGGCAACCCGGCCAAGACGTCGGCGGATCTGCTGGCCGCACTCGAAGCCATTCGCGGCAAGGAGCTGTCGTGCAACGTGCCGCTCCCGAGCCCGCCCGACGGCAAGAAGCTCGACATCAACGCCGTGAACGTCGTGGCGAACGTCAACGGTGTCGACGACGTGCTCACGTACAACAAGGACTGCACCGGCGGCACCGGCTGGCACTACGACGACGCGAACGCGCCGACGCGCGTGGAGCTGTGCCCCGCCACGTGCAGCGACATCCGCGCGAAGAAGGGGAAGCTCTCGATCGCGTTCGGCTGCGCCACGAAGGGCGGCGTCGTTCGCTGA
- the amrS gene encoding AmmeMemoRadiSam system radical SAM enzyme, with protein sequence MTENAPHPGRYFSKTHDGRVRCELCPRDCVLAEGQRGMCFVRQNVGGKMVSTTYGRSSGFALDPIEKKPLHHFYPGSSVLSFGTAGCNLACKFCQNWDMSKSRDMDTLAADATPLAIAKAARESGAKSVAFTYNDPTIFPEYAMDVADACHERGIKTVAVTAGYIYPKPREEFFSKIDAANVDLKAFTEEFYFKQTAAHLAPVLDTLKYLVHETNVWTEITTLLIPGLNDSDAELVNLCEWVARELGPTVPIHFTAFHPDYKMQDVPPTPPETLKLARSIARALGLLYVYTGNVHDYDGDQTLCPSCKTPVIERDWYELLKYRLDAEGRCASCKAEVHGVFAPTAERFGRRRMRVTV encoded by the coding sequence ATGACCGAAAACGCGCCGCATCCCGGCCGCTACTTCAGCAAGACCCACGACGGCCGCGTCCGCTGCGAGCTCTGTCCGCGCGACTGCGTGCTCGCCGAAGGGCAACGCGGCATGTGCTTCGTACGGCAAAACGTCGGCGGCAAGATGGTGTCGACGACCTACGGTCGCTCGTCAGGCTTCGCCCTGGACCCCATCGAGAAGAAGCCGCTCCACCACTTCTACCCGGGCTCGAGCGTCCTCTCCTTCGGCACCGCCGGCTGCAACCTCGCGTGCAAGTTCTGCCAGAACTGGGACATGTCGAAGTCACGTGACATGGACACGCTCGCCGCCGACGCGACGCCGTTGGCGATCGCCAAGGCTGCCCGCGAGAGCGGCGCCAAGAGCGTCGCCTTCACCTACAACGACCCGACGATCTTTCCCGAATACGCGATGGACGTCGCCGACGCTTGCCATGAGCGGGGCATCAAGACCGTGGCCGTGACGGCTGGCTACATCTACCCGAAGCCCCGAGAGGAGTTCTTCTCAAAGATCGACGCGGCGAACGTCGACCTGAAGGCCTTCACGGAAGAGTTCTACTTCAAGCAGACAGCGGCTCATCTCGCGCCGGTCTTGGACACCTTGAAGTACCTGGTCCACGAGACCAACGTGTGGACCGAGATCACGACGCTCCTCATCCCAGGCCTCAACGACTCCGACGCCGAGCTCGTCAACCTCTGCGAGTGGGTCGCGCGCGAGCTTGGTCCCACGGTCCCGATTCACTTCACGGCCTTCCATCCAGACTACAAGATGCAGGACGTCCCTCCGACGCCGCCGGAGACGCTCAAGCTCGCGCGCAGCATCGCGCGAGCGCTAGGCCTGCTCTACGTCTACACCGGCAACGTTCACGACTACGACGGCGACCAGACGCTGTGTCCGTCGTGCAAGACGCCGGTCATCGAGCGCGACTGGTACGAGCTCTTGAAGTACCGCCTCGACGCCGAGGGGCGTTGCGCGTCTTGCAAGGCCGAGGTGCACGGCGTGTTCGCTCCCACCGCCGAACGTTTCGGACGGCGGCGCATGCGCGTGACGGTGTAG
- the amrA gene encoding AmmeMemoRadiSam system protein A, whose product MRVDEAEGKRLAAYARAVIAEALGGTRASKPHSPAIDEEGATFVTLRRRDGDLHGCIGALEAQRTIVDDVAKNAVAAALYDPRAPVITLRDVAELDVEVSLLSRLEPIEFDGTEGGAVRALVPFRDGVVLELGHRRGTFLPQVWETLPRPVDFLEHLKEKAGLAKTFWSPDIRLSRYTSRKWLDRAS is encoded by the coding sequence ATGAGAGTCGATGAGGCCGAAGGCAAGAGGCTGGCTGCCTACGCCCGCGCGGTCATCGCCGAAGCGTTGGGCGGCACCCGCGCTAGCAAGCCACATTCGCCGGCCATCGACGAAGAGGGCGCGACCTTCGTCACGCTGCGGCGTCGCGACGGCGACCTCCACGGCTGCATCGGCGCCTTGGAGGCGCAGCGCACCATCGTCGACGACGTCGCAAAAAACGCCGTGGCGGCCGCGCTCTACGACCCGCGCGCTCCGGTCATCACGCTGCGCGACGTCGCCGAGCTCGACGTCGAAGTCTCGCTGCTCTCGCGCCTCGAACCCATCGAGTTCGATGGCACCGAGGGGGGCGCCGTAAGGGCCCTCGTGCCGTTTCGGGACGGCGTCGTCCTCGAGCTGGGCCACCGTCGTGGCACATTTTTGCCTCAGGTTTGGGAGACGTTGCCTCGCCCGGTCGACTTTTTGGAGCACTTGAAAGAAAAGGCGGGACTCGCCAAGACGTTCTGGTCTCCTGACATTCGCCTGTCCCGCTACACGAGTCGCAAGTGGCTCGACCGAGCCTCATGA
- the amrB gene encoding AmmeMemoRadiSam system protein B has translation MRPQLDASRPSAVAGTFYPEDPEALGALVDRLLGAVRLDASEPSPKALVVPHAGYVYSGAVAASGFARLASARDVVTRVVLIGPAHRVAVRGLVWPGARSLATPLGSVTVDLEALRQIPEVEASAFAHASEHSLEVELPFLQRVVPRAEVVPLAAGTASAAEVGEVLETLWGGPETRIVISTDLSHYLPYEEGKHRDEATVARIVALDSEGVDHDQACGATGLAGLLWVARRKGLTARLYDRRSSGDTAGDRRRVVGYAALGFSEPESSGGLS, from the coding sequence ATGCGACCGCAGCTCGACGCAAGCAGGCCCAGCGCCGTGGCCGGCACCTTCTACCCAGAAGATCCGGAGGCGCTCGGCGCCCTCGTCGACCGACTCCTCGGCGCCGTGCGGCTCGACGCTAGCGAGCCGTCGCCGAAGGCGCTCGTCGTCCCTCACGCCGGCTACGTGTATTCGGGTGCCGTCGCGGCGAGCGGCTTTGCGAGGCTCGCCAGCGCCCGCGACGTTGTGACCCGGGTGGTGCTTATCGGTCCGGCTCACCGCGTGGCCGTGCGCGGTCTCGTCTGGCCCGGCGCGCGCTCTCTCGCGACGCCCCTCGGAAGCGTCACCGTTGATCTAGAGGCGCTTCGTCAGATTCCGGAGGTCGAGGCGAGCGCCTTCGCCCACGCGAGCGAGCACTCGCTGGAGGTGGAGCTCCCCTTCTTGCAGCGCGTCGTCCCGCGAGCCGAGGTGGTGCCGCTCGCTGCTGGCACCGCCAGCGCAGCGGAGGTCGGTGAAGTGCTCGAAACGCTCTGGGGCGGCCCCGAGACGCGCATCGTCATCAGCACCGACCTATCGCACTACCTGCCGTACGAAGAAGGCAAGCACCGCGACGAAGCCACGGTCGCGCGGATCGTCGCGCTCGATTCGGAAGGCGTCGACCACGACCAGGCCTGCGGCGCCACGGGGCTCGCAGGCCTCTTGTGGGTTGCGCGCCGCAAGGGACTCACGGCGCGGCTCTACGATCGACGAAGCTCCGGCGACACCGCCGGCGACCGCCGCCGAGTGGTCGGCTACGCCGCGTTGGGCTTCTCGGAGCCCGAGAGTTCGGGAGGCCTGTCATGA
- a CDS encoding MerR family transcriptional regulator, protein MSSLRQPMVDREDRATDAEGPFRIASVAEATGVPEPTLRAWERRYGIPSPERTDAGYRLYGRAEIAEVREMRRLCDEGMAASEAAGVLLARRGGGRGGERQAQLEKSPFELTAEAIVRAVEHFDDDALEAEVRRLLVMGSGSMVFDRAIAPALDIIGQRWHAGELSVAQEHFASQRFETLLRDLLRLSPGASADARVVLGSFADDEHQLGLLGTAIRLADWGFRPVLLGARTPPSAIRGTVAAVSPELVALSVTLPPTRVRARELLEEYAAACGTVPWLVGGAAAASVGDLVSKMGGHVAPPTTKALYELVRSLTGGTRKASARVPTKRRPQRSR, encoded by the coding sequence TTGAGCAGCCTTCGTCAACCCATGGTCGACCGCGAAGACAGAGCCACCGACGCTGAGGGGCCGTTCCGCATCGCGAGCGTCGCGGAAGCGACGGGCGTGCCGGAGCCAACGCTGCGCGCCTGGGAGCGGCGCTACGGCATCCCTTCGCCGGAGCGCACCGACGCCGGCTATCGGCTCTACGGACGGGCGGAGATCGCGGAGGTCCGCGAGATGCGACGCTTGTGCGACGAGGGCATGGCCGCCTCGGAGGCCGCGGGCGTGCTGCTCGCGCGCCGAGGAGGAGGGCGAGGGGGAGAACGTCAGGCGCAGCTCGAGAAGAGCCCTTTCGAGCTGACGGCCGAGGCCATCGTGCGCGCCGTCGAGCACTTCGACGATGACGCGCTCGAGGCCGAGGTCCGACGACTGCTCGTGATGGGTTCGGGCTCGATGGTGTTCGACCGCGCCATCGCGCCGGCGCTCGACATCATCGGGCAGCGTTGGCACGCCGGCGAGCTGAGCGTCGCGCAAGAGCACTTCGCGTCGCAGCGCTTCGAGACGCTCCTTCGCGACCTCTTGCGCTTGTCGCCCGGCGCGTCAGCGGACGCGCGCGTCGTCCTCGGCTCGTTCGCCGACGACGAACACCAACTCGGCCTGCTGGGCACAGCGATTCGCCTGGCCGATTGGGGCTTTAGGCCTGTTCTCTTGGGCGCGCGAACACCTCCGTCGGCGATTCGCGGAACCGTGGCCGCCGTTTCACCCGAGCTCGTCGCGCTCTCCGTCACCTTGCCGCCAACCCGCGTGAGGGCCCGGGAATTGCTCGAGGAGTACGCCGCGGCCTGCGGAACCGTTCCGTGGCTTGTCGGAGGCGCCGCGGCCGCAAGCGTCGGAGACCTCGTGAGCAAGATGGGCGGGCACGTGGCGCCTCCCACCACGAAGGCGCTCTACGAGCTGGTGCGTTCGCTGACGGGCGGCACGCGAAAAGCCAGCGCTCGAGTCCCTACCAAGCGTCGCCCCCAGAGGAGTCGATGA
- a CDS encoding phytoene/squalene synthase family protein, with protein MPPLSSEALVKVNAQDLAACRALLAAGSKSFAMAALLLPRRVRDSATVVYAFCRVADDAVDADPDASMSTVDALRERLQRVYAGAPDDSPVDRALAAVVANGRVPFALLDALLEGFAWDATARRYETLDELYAYAARVAGAVGAIMTVLMGPRQPQVLARACDLGVAMQLTNVARDVGEDAARGRVYLPLAWLREEGVDVDRWLAEPKPTVAVAAVVERLLRTAEELYARADEGIGCLPRDCRTSIRAARLIYADIGRVVAKNGFDSVTQRAYVSRGRKLWLLLRSLGARFWRTTPTVAPALGPTRFLVRACEDAP; from the coding sequence ATGCCGCCGCTTAGCTCCGAGGCCCTCGTGAAGGTCAATGCGCAGGACTTGGCCGCGTGCCGCGCGCTCCTTGCGGCGGGCTCCAAGAGCTTCGCCATGGCGGCCCTCTTGCTTCCGAGGCGCGTCCGCGATTCGGCCACCGTCGTCTACGCGTTTTGTCGCGTCGCCGACGACGCCGTGGACGCCGACCCCGACGCGTCGATGAGCACGGTGGACGCGCTGCGCGAGCGCCTGCAGCGCGTCTACGCGGGGGCCCCTGACGACTCGCCGGTCGATCGCGCGCTCGCGGCCGTCGTCGCGAACGGTCGAGTTCCCTTTGCGCTGCTGGACGCGCTCCTCGAAGGCTTCGCGTGGGACGCGACGGCGCGGCGTTACGAAACCTTGGACGAGCTCTATGCGTACGCGGCCCGGGTCGCCGGCGCCGTGGGCGCCATCATGACGGTGCTGATGGGGCCGCGGCAGCCGCAGGTGTTGGCGCGCGCCTGCGATCTCGGGGTGGCGATGCAGCTCACCAACGTGGCTCGCGACGTTGGCGAAGACGCGGCGCGCGGTCGTGTCTACCTGCCGCTGGCCTGGCTGCGAGAGGAAGGCGTCGACGTTGACCGTTGGCTCGCGGAGCCCAAGCCGACGGTCGCCGTGGCGGCCGTCGTTGAGCGATTGCTGCGCACGGCCGAAGAGCTCTACGCGCGCGCCGACGAGGGCATCGGCTGCCTGCCGCGCGATTGCCGGACGTCGATCCGGGCGGCGCGACTCATCTACGCGGACATCGGCCGCGTCGTGGCGAAAAATGGCTTCGACTCGGTCACCCAGCGCGCCTACGTCTCGCGAGGGCGCAAGCTCTGGCTGCTCCTTCGTTCCCTTGGTGCACGCTTCTGGCGGACGACGCCCACCGTGGCGCCGGCGCTCGGGCCGACGCGCTTTCTCGTTCGGGCCTGCGAGGACGCGCCGTGA
- a CDS encoding lycopene cyclase, with product MRGRAVNRAAEQAFGVVRERGGVELSERLLHLERLRESRLQPPSAAPPPPRDDDSVDVDVVIAGGGLWSLLAPLLRARGVSVMVADRARAAQSHREWNASGAELARLVSLGLMTEAELRELVVARYDYGTCRFAGGGDYPIRGVLDEAVDAKGLLEHGRRLGEARAVRYLDGRIVGSHSVGGARVRVRTTSGGVSEDLVAKVLVDARGAASPYATADLVCPTVGGVVSGLREGLGPCEMNPRVGDILATIDGIDEGRQHIWEAFPGRTGETTVYLFYYAKASEPLSLLELYARFFRTLPSYKRGDAALLRPTFGLIPGWSRLSPAPRPPPGNVVLVGDAAARHSPLTYCGFGATLRSLGLATERIAGMVSGERPSGAAVVDDASVHSLSGALAHMMASRSMAGGELNGLLDAAFRTLFEMGEGHYAALLRDEMAPADFIAFLRRTATRHPAVWRQVIRGLGPVTAGRWGLGAVRAMWTASA from the coding sequence CTGCGAGGACGCGCCGTGAATCGCGCCGCGGAGCAAGCGTTCGGCGTCGTCCGCGAACGTGGTGGCGTCGAGCTCTCGGAGCGTTTGCTGCACCTCGAGCGGCTCCGCGAGTCGCGGCTGCAGCCCCCGTCAGCAGCGCCGCCGCCACCGCGCGACGACGACTCCGTGGACGTCGACGTCGTCATCGCCGGCGGCGGCTTGTGGTCGCTCCTCGCGCCGCTGCTCCGCGCCCGCGGCGTCTCCGTCATGGTCGCCGACCGCGCGCGCGCCGCGCAATCGCACCGCGAGTGGAACGCCAGCGGCGCCGAGCTGGCGCGGCTCGTCTCGCTCGGTTTGATGACCGAAGCCGAACTGCGCGAGCTCGTCGTCGCACGATACGACTACGGCACCTGTCGATTTGCTGGCGGCGGCGACTATCCCATCCGCGGCGTGCTCGATGAAGCCGTCGATGCGAAGGGGCTGCTCGAACACGGCCGGCGTCTCGGTGAGGCGCGGGCCGTTCGGTACCTCGACGGGCGCATCGTGGGCTCGCACTCCGTTGGGGGAGCTCGAGTTCGTGTGCGAACGACGTCCGGTGGCGTATCGGAAGACCTCGTGGCCAAGGTCCTCGTCGATGCCCGCGGCGCCGCGAGTCCCTACGCGACCGCTGATCTGGTGTGCCCGACCGTCGGCGGTGTCGTCTCGGGCCTGCGCGAAGGCCTCGGTCCTTGCGAGATGAACCCGCGCGTCGGAGACATCCTCGCCACCATCGACGGCATCGACGAAGGTCGGCAGCACATCTGGGAGGCCTTCCCCGGGCGCACGGGCGAGACGACCGTCTACCTCTTCTACTACGCCAAGGCGAGCGAGCCCCTTAGCCTCCTCGAACTCTACGCCCGCTTCTTTCGCACGCTGCCTAGCTACAAGCGCGGTGACGCCGCGTTGCTGCGGCCCACCTTCGGACTCATCCCCGGTTGGTCGCGACTCTCGCCGGCGCCACGGCCTCCGCCGGGGAACGTGGTCCTCGTCGGTGATGCGGCGGCGCGGCACTCACCGCTGACCTATTGCGGCTTCGGAGCCACCCTTCGTTCACTCGGCCTCGCGACGGAGCGAATCGCGGGCATGGTTTCCGGCGAGCGCCCCTCGGGTGCCGCCGTGGTCGACGACGCAAGCGTTCACTCGCTCTCCGGTGCGCTCGCCCACATGATGGCCTCCCGCAGCATGGCCGGGGGCGAACTGAACGGCCTCCTGGACGCGGCCTTTCGCACGCTCTTCGAGATGGGTGAGGGGCACTATGCCGCGCTCCTGCGCGACGAGATGGCGCCAGCCGACTTCATCGCGTTCTTGCGTCGCACCGCCACGAGGCACCCCGCCGTATGGCGTCAGGTCATCCGCGGTCTCGGCCCCGTCACCGCTGGCCGTTGGGGACTCGGCGCTGTCCGCGCGATGTGGACCGCGAGTGCGTAG
- a CDS encoding sterol desaturase family protein yields the protein MHALVFVPTALAAALAMDLWAAFLHGRVWHRSLWFVHASHHEARRGRFEANDVLSVTHAPFAIAFILYGCLAEPTVMREVVFGTGLGMTLFGLAYLIVHDGLVHHRLPVRILLRSRYLRTVVRAHLVHHTGLSGGPPYGFFLGPLELRRAERSLAQKSDDARGTTHSRSTSRGQRRVPNGQR from the coding sequence ATGCATGCCCTTGTCTTTGTCCCCACGGCGCTCGCCGCCGCGCTCGCCATGGACCTGTGGGCCGCGTTCCTTCACGGGCGCGTCTGGCATCGCAGCTTGTGGTTCGTCCACGCGTCGCACCACGAGGCGCGGCGCGGTCGCTTCGAAGCCAACGACGTGCTGAGCGTGACGCACGCCCCCTTCGCCATCGCGTTCATCCTCTACGGGTGCCTCGCGGAGCCGACCGTGATGCGAGAGGTCGTCTTCGGCACCGGCCTCGGCATGACGCTCTTCGGCCTCGCTTACCTCATTGTTCACGACGGGCTCGTGCATCATCGGCTCCCGGTACGCATTCTGCTTCGCTCTCGATACCTTCGCACAGTCGTACGCGCTCACTTGGTGCACCACACGGGCCTCTCGGGCGGGCCTCCCTACGGGTTCTTCCTCGGGCCCCTCGAACTAAGACGCGCCGAGCGCTCGCTCGCGCAGAAGAGCGACGATGCGCGCGGCACTACGCACTCGCGGTCCACATCGCGCGGACAGCGCCGAGTCCCCAACGGCCAGCGGTGA